In Methanothermococcus thermolithotrophicus DSM 2095, one DNA window encodes the following:
- a CDS encoding ATP-binding protein, translating to MDIESKENYELLTVKVKDFGVIKEGEVKLKPLTIFFGKNNTGKTYMGYLIWGLGNNNAKYLLNINKIDENFKDKILPELKDIMANSNENLENNEIKKKIIEINNLKYKINDNYIKHIFGDTELKINIPYGEISLSNIVIHGQDIIEDLGMWNIATAFIKLLEILFKKQSKNRNGEFETIDLDEDLNFLIENIVLKKLTLESKIRDSLFIPASKSGLVLVNKYLGKEAISSTFGEDNRKSEPLPKPIVEFITSLPAFSDNYSEKVNEKYIDIVEFLQNNILNGKLTYDKTLNNISYQPNNKNMSLPLQYSSSLVVESSPLILYLAYSNYIDEGTLLIVEEPEAHLHPDAQRIFARAITKLINKGIYVLLITHSPYILQQINNNMKLHYLEKTDKEKLNAFLNRHDYKEDEILSPEKVAPYLFVDKGDGAIIKELEIIDDEGISYEAFYHTLLDLHNETEELRDLIEGDDGNFEE from the coding sequence ATGGATATTGAAAGTAAAGAAAATTATGAATTACTGACCGTTAAGGTTAAGGATTTTGGTGTTATTAAAGAAGGAGAAGTTAAATTAAAACCTTTAACTATATTTTTTGGAAAAAATAATACTGGAAAAACATATATGGGGTATTTGATTTGGGGATTGGGAAATAATAATGCTAAGTATTTACTCAATATAAATAAAATTGATGAAAATTTTAAAGATAAAATATTGCCAGAATTAAAAGATATTATGGCTAATTCAAATGAAAATTTAGAAAATAACGAAATTAAAAAAAAGATAATTGAAATAAACAATTTGAAATATAAAATAAATGATAACTATATCAAACATATATTTGGAGATACTGAATTAAAAATCAATATACCTTATGGAGAAATTTCTTTAAGTAATATTGTTATTCATGGACAAGATATTATCGAAGATTTAGGGATGTGGAATATTGCAACGGCATTTATAAAATTGTTAGAAATACTATTTAAAAAACAATCTAAAAATAGAAATGGAGAATTTGAAACTATAGATTTAGATGAAGATTTAAATTTTTTGATTGAAAATATAGTTTTAAAAAAATTGACATTAGAGAGTAAAATTAGAGATAGTTTATTTATTCCAGCATCCAAGAGCGGGTTGGTTTTAGTAAATAAATATCTGGGAAAAGAGGCCATAAGTTCAACATTTGGTGAGGACAATAGAAAGTCAGAGCCATTACCAAAACCAATAGTGGAGTTTATAACTTCACTACCTGCATTTTCAGATAATTATAGTGAAAAAGTAAATGAGAAATATATTGATATTGTGGAATTTCTTCAAAATAATATTCTAAATGGAAAACTAACTTATGATAAAACTTTAAACAACATATCTTACCAACCAAATAATAAAAATATGTCCTTACCACTGCAATATTCATCATCACTGGTTGTTGAAAGTTCCCCATTGATATTATACTTGGCATATTCAAATTATATTGATGAAGGCACCCTTTTAATCGTTGAAGAGCCAGAGGCACATTTGCATCCCGATGCACAAAGGATTTTTGCACGGGCAATAACTAAATTAATCAACAAAGGCATTTATGTTTTGTTAATAACACACAGTCCATATATCCTACAACAAATAAATAATAATATGAAATTACATTATTTGGAAAAAACAGATAAAGAAAAGTTAAATGCATTTTTAAATAGACATGATTATAAAGAAGATGAAATATTAAGTCCTGAAAAAGTTGCACCATATTTATTTGTAGATAAAGGAGATGGTGCTATAATAAAAGAATTGGAAATTATAGATGATGAGGGAATTTCTTATGAAGCATTTTATCATACATTGCTTGATTTACACAATGAAACAGAAGAGTTAAGAGATTTAATTGAGGGGGATGATGGAAACTTTGAAGAATGA
- a CDS encoding minichromosome maintenance protein MCM, translating into MDFDEEVFLNLYEDKLKQYIKEYLSSNTIKNNIFEFDVECFLNRFPEACELNDLIIENPKNVEESIFYILKEVYLELFGDDDRTKRELEKVQIAFKNPLGCEKKIEDINSSDINRLTKFEGTIIKAAKVCALLKKACFVCRNCGEIRYKTIHNYFEDPRMFCKNENCKSEMSLDLDNSSYINIQELEIQQPIDLMKNPDDPPRSIRVFLENSEGIYSGRVDVVGTVMKKRTKPNMPVFEIYVKSNYIKLSESFQKIEVRDIINRPDLIDTLNELGKKKNIVDILSQYLIPQIKGYDLVKRAIFLQQIKGCTKFLPDGTQLRKDSHILLITDPGIGKSTMLRRITRLFPQNAYASVTTATGGGLTANVVRESTEIGDGWVVKPGVFVRANEGTACIDELTVDKNVMKYILEAMESQTIHVNKGGINVKLPAKCAVLAACNPKRGRFDLNMGVVEQIGIPSPLLSRFDLIFPLKDMPNRKRDEEIAEHILNTHIETAVKDYKIMGAIDIDGITVDENLIKNYIIYARTCAYFEENHNLFTGTEVDETKLKNPYLTDKAKKIIKDYYINMRKLGEGNNPIPVTARQLEAAIRLSEMHAKARLAKKVEEKDAKAALNIIEECLKEIAYDPETGKFDIDKGMGQMPKSKVDKMDKILDIIRELSALSDNKLAHEDDIIEKASEYNISEKDVEDILGKLKRNAEIFSPKYGYYRVS; encoded by the coding sequence ATGGATTTTGATGAAGAAGTTTTTCTAAATCTCTATGAAGATAAATTAAAACAGTACATTAAGGAGTATCTTTCTTCAAACACCATTAAAAACAATATATTCGAATTTGATGTGGAATGTTTTTTAAATAGATTTCCTGAAGCCTGTGAATTAAACGATCTGATAATTGAAAATCCAAAAAATGTTGAAGAATCCATATTTTACATTTTAAAGGAAGTTTATTTGGAACTATTTGGTGATGACGATAGAACAAAAAGGGAGTTGGAAAAAGTACAGATAGCCTTTAAAAATCCACTTGGCTGTGAAAAGAAAATTGAAGATATTAACTCATCAGATATTAATAGGCTTACCAAGTTTGAAGGAACCATAATAAAAGCTGCAAAAGTATGTGCTTTGTTAAAAAAAGCCTGTTTTGTATGTAGAAATTGTGGTGAAATAAGGTATAAAACAATTCATAACTATTTTGAAGATCCAAGGATGTTCTGCAAAAATGAAAACTGTAAAAGTGAGATGAGCCTTGATTTGGACAATTCATCATACATAAACATTCAAGAGCTGGAAATTCAACAACCAATAGATCTAATGAAGAACCCTGATGATCCCCCTAGAAGTATAAGGGTTTTTCTTGAAAACTCGGAAGGAATATACTCGGGAAGGGTTGATGTTGTAGGAACTGTAATGAAAAAACGTACCAAGCCAAATATGCCTGTTTTTGAGATATATGTGAAGAGTAACTACATAAAACTAAGTGAAAGTTTCCAGAAGATAGAGGTTAGGGACATAATAAACAGACCTGATTTAATCGATACCCTAAATGAGCTCGGTAAAAAAAAGAACATAGTTGATATTCTTTCTCAATATCTAATACCTCAAATTAAAGGTTATGATTTGGTTAAAAGGGCAATATTTTTACAGCAGATAAAGGGATGTACTAAATTCCTCCCTGATGGAACCCAGCTTAGAAAAGATAGCCATATACTTTTGATTACAGATCCAGGAATTGGGAAATCTACAATGCTTAGGAGGATAACAAGATTATTCCCACAAAACGCCTACGCATCTGTAACCACTGCAACTGGTGGGGGTTTAACTGCAAACGTTGTTAGGGAAAGTACTGAGATAGGAGATGGCTGGGTTGTTAAGCCAGGTGTTTTTGTTAGGGCCAATGAGGGAACTGCCTGTATTGATGAATTAACCGTGGACAAAAACGTTATGAAATATATTTTAGAAGCTATGGAAAGCCAGACGATTCACGTGAATAAAGGAGGTATAAATGTAAAATTACCTGCAAAATGTGCGGTGCTTGCAGCTTGTAACCCTAAACGTGGAAGGTTTGATTTAAACATGGGTGTAGTTGAACAGATAGGCATCCCTTCACCGCTTTTGAGTAGATTCGATTTGATATTCCCATTGAAAGACATGCCAAATAGAAAAAGGGATGAGGAAATCGCAGAACATATTTTAAACACCCACATTGAAACAGCAGTTAAAGACTATAAGATAATGGGAGCTATCGATATTGATGGTATTACTGTTGATGAGAACCTTATAAAGAACTATATAATTTATGCTCGAACCTGTGCTTATTTCGAAGAAAATCATAATTTATTTACTGGTACAGAAGTGGATGAAACCAAGCTGAAAAATCCTTATTTAACAGATAAGGCCAAGAAGATAATAAAGGACTACTACATAAATATGAGGAAGTTAGGGGAGGGAAACAATCCAATTCCAGTAACTGCAAGACAGTTAGAAGCTGCCATAAGACTTTCAGAAATGCATGCAAAAGCGAGACTTGCAAAGAAAGTGGAGGAGAAGGATGCCAAAGCGGCATTAAATATTATAGAAGAATGTTTAAAGGAAATTGCATACGACCCAGAAACAGGAAAGTTCGATATAGACAAAGGAATGGGGCAAATGCCAAAATCAAAAGTAGATAAAATGGATAAAATCCTGGACATAATACGTGAGCTCTCTGCTTTAAGTGATAACAAACTGGCTCATGAAGATGACATAATAGAAAAGGCGTCTGAATACAACATATCTGAAAAAGATGTTGAAGATATTCTTGGAAAATTAAAGAGGAATGCTGAAATATTTTCCCCAAAATATGGATACTACAGGGTTTCATAG
- a CDS encoding (R)-citramalate synthase — protein MVRIFDTTLRDGEQTPGVSLTPSQKLELAIKLDELGVDVIEAGSAITSKGEREAIKLITQQNLNAEICSFVRALTVDIDSALECDVDSIHLVVPTSDIHMKYKLRKTPEETLNAALKAIEYAKDHGLIVELSAEDATRSDLDFLIELFKKGSELKADRACVCDTVGILTPEKSMELFKTLKENIDIPISVHCHNDFGMATANTVSAVRGGAEQCHVAMNGTGERAGNASLEEVVMALHTLYNIKTNVKTEKLYKTSRMVSKYMNLPVPQNKAIVGDNAFAHEAGIHVDGLIKNTQTYEPIPPELVGNKRRIILGKHSGKAALKYKLELMNIELTDEQFEEVYERIKNFGDLGKYISDVDLKTIINEVIGVEIEKKVLLDELTVISGNKVTPLASIKLKFADECKKEGILESSYGVGPVDAAINAVRKALSGVADIELEDYNVKAISGGTDALIEVTVNLRRGSETVEVKKAHGDIIIASVEALMEGINLLM, from the coding sequence ATGGTGAGAATATTTGATACTACATTGAGAGACGGAGAACAAACTCCAGGGGTGTCTTTAACTCCAAGTCAGAAGTTAGAGCTAGCCATAAAACTAGATGAATTGGGAGTGGATGTTATAGAAGCAGGAAGTGCCATAACATCAAAAGGAGAAAGGGAAGCAATAAAGTTAATAACTCAGCAGAATTTAAATGCAGAAATATGCTCCTTTGTAAGGGCTTTAACAGTTGATATAGATTCTGCATTAGAGTGTGATGTGGATAGTATTCATTTAGTAGTCCCTACCTCAGATATCCATATGAAATATAAATTAAGGAAAACTCCTGAAGAAACACTAAATGCCGCATTGAAAGCAATTGAATATGCAAAAGATCATGGTCTAATTGTAGAGCTCTCTGCTGAAGATGCTACAAGAAGTGATTTAGATTTTTTAATTGAGCTCTTTAAAAAAGGAAGCGAATTAAAAGCCGATCGTGCATGTGTATGCGATACCGTCGGTATCTTAACACCAGAAAAATCCATGGAGTTATTTAAAACACTTAAGGAAAACATAGATATTCCAATATCTGTCCACTGTCACAATGACTTTGGAATGGCCACTGCAAACACAGTTTCAGCAGTTAGGGGCGGTGCAGAACAGTGCCACGTAGCCATGAATGGAACTGGAGAAAGGGCCGGAAATGCATCTTTAGAAGAAGTTGTAATGGCACTTCATACACTTTACAACATCAAAACAAATGTAAAAACCGAAAAGCTGTACAAAACTTCAAGAATGGTATCCAAATATATGAACCTCCCAGTGCCTCAAAATAAGGCAATAGTTGGAGACAATGCATTTGCCCATGAGGCAGGAATTCACGTAGATGGACTTATTAAAAATACTCAGACCTACGAACCTATACCACCTGAGCTCGTAGGTAATAAAAGAAGAATTATACTTGGAAAACACAGTGGAAAAGCTGCATTAAAATACAAACTTGAGTTGATGAACATTGAATTAACTGATGAACAGTTTGAGGAAGTTTATGAGAGAATTAAGAACTTTGGGGACTTGGGTAAATACATCTCAGATGTGGACTTAAAAACCATCATAAACGAAGTAATAGGCGTAGAAATAGAGAAAAAAGTATTGTTGGATGAACTTACAGTAATATCTGGAAACAAGGTAACGCCACTGGCATCAATTAAATTGAAGTTTGCAGATGAATGTAAAAAAGAAGGTATTTTAGAATCTTCCTATGGTGTTGGACCAGTTGATGCTGCAATTAATGCAGTTAGAAAAGCTTTAAGTGGCGTAGCAGATATAGAACTTGAAGATTACAACGTTAAAGCCATTAGTGGAGGTACAGATGCCTTAATCGAAGTTACCGTCAACTTAAGAAGAGGTAGTGAAACTGTGGAAGTTAAAAAAGCACATGGGGACATAATAATAGCATCTGTTGAAGCTTTAATGGAAGGAATCAACTTGCTTATGTAA
- a CDS encoding aspartate kinase, producing MVTVMKFGGTSVGSGERIKNVAKIVVDKSKEDDVVVVTSAMTQVTNSLVGISKQALDVRDIAKINNFISDLKEKHEIAINEAIDDEGIREEVCNVITSSLNELEKVLIGVAYLGELTPKSKDYILSFGERLSAPILSGAIRSLGKKSLFLTGGEAGIITDDNFGCARPLKLEVKEKINPLLKEGYIPVVTGFIGGTKDGSITTFGRGGSDYSAALVGSGLDADMVEIWTDVSGILTADPRMVQNARRVPKMSYVEAMELAYFGAKVLHPRTIEPVMVKNIPLKIKNTFKPEDEGTLITNDQELSNQIIKAITTIKDVALINICGAGMVGVSGTAARIFSALGRAQANVILITQGSSETNISIVVHDSESEVEKCVKELEKEFSTRHLIKEISVDNDVCVVSVVGAGMRGSKGIAGRLFSAVAESGANIKMIAQGSSEVNISFVIGEKELEPCLKTLHKIFIEDAEN from the coding sequence TTGGTTACAGTAATGAAATTCGGTGGAACCTCTGTAGGAAGTGGAGAAAGAATAAAAAATGTTGCCAAAATTGTTGTTGATAAATCAAAAGAAGATGATGTGGTAGTTGTAACCTCTGCAATGACTCAAGTTACCAACTCACTTGTTGGCATATCAAAACAGGCTTTAGATGTAAGGGACATTGCCAAAATAAATAATTTCATATCAGATTTGAAAGAAAAACACGAAATAGCAATAAATGAAGCAATAGACGATGAAGGAATAAGAGAAGAAGTATGTAATGTAATAACAAGCTCATTAAACGAACTTGAAAAGGTCTTGATCGGTGTGGCATACCTTGGGGAGCTCACACCAAAATCAAAGGATTACATACTTTCATTTGGTGAAAGATTGTCTGCCCCTATTCTAAGTGGGGCAATTAGGTCTTTGGGAAAGAAATCCCTGTTTTTAACCGGTGGTGAAGCAGGTATAATTACAGATGATAACTTTGGATGTGCAAGACCTTTAAAATTAGAAGTTAAAGAAAAAATAAACCCGCTCTTAAAAGAAGGCTATATTCCAGTTGTAACTGGATTTATAGGCGGAACAAAAGATGGAAGTATAACCACATTTGGTAGAGGAGGTAGTGATTACTCTGCCGCATTAGTTGGTTCTGGATTGGATGCCGATATGGTAGAAATATGGACCGATGTTAGTGGTATCTTAACTGCAGACCCAAGAATGGTTCAAAATGCCAGAAGAGTTCCAAAAATGTCCTATGTTGAAGCTATGGAGCTCGCATACTTTGGTGCAAAGGTACTTCATCCAAGGACAATTGAGCCAGTAATGGTGAAAAACATTCCATTGAAGATTAAAAACACATTTAAACCTGAAGATGAAGGTACATTGATAACAAACGACCAGGAATTAAGTAACCAGATCATAAAGGCAATAACTACAATAAAAGATGTTGCTTTGATTAACATTTGCGGTGCTGGAATGGTTGGAGTAAGTGGCACTGCAGCAAGAATATTTAGTGCACTTGGAAGAGCTCAGGCAAATGTTATTCTTATAACTCAAGGTTCGTCTGAAACAAACATTTCAATCGTAGTTCATGACAGTGAGTCTGAAGTTGAAAAATGCGTTAAAGAGCTTGAAAAAGAGTTTAGCACCCGCCATCTTATAAAAGAGATATCTGTTGACAATGACGTATGTGTGGTTTCAGTTGTAGGGGCAGGTATGAGAGGTTCCAAAGGCATTGCAGGTAGGCTGTTTAGTGCAGTAGCTGAAAGCGGTGCAAATATAAAAATGATAGCTCAAGGTTCATCTGAAGTAAATATATCATTCGTAATTGGAGAAAAAGAGCTCGAACCTTGTTTAAAAACACTGCATAAAATATTCATTGAAGATGCTGAAAATTAA